A stretch of the Phycodurus eques isolate BA_2022a chromosome 15, UOR_Pequ_1.1, whole genome shotgun sequence genome encodes the following:
- the sec31a gene encoding protein transport protein Sec31A isoform X1: MKLKEINRTAIQSWSPAQQHPIYLATGTSAQQLDASFSTNASLELFELDLSDPSLNMRSCGSYSSSHRYHKLVWGPCIADAQDHPAGLVIAGGENGNVILYDATKIMAGESEAVVAESDRHTGPVRGLDVNPFQTNLFASGGNESEIYIWDINNFESPMTPGPKTQPVEDISCVAWNRQVQHILASASPSGRASVWDLRKNDLIIKVSDHSNRMHCSGLAWNPEVATQLVLASEDDRMPVIQMWDLRFATSPLKILENHTRGILAIAWSVADPELLLSCAKDSRILCWNPNTGEVLYELPAGSQWCFDVQWCPRNPAVLSAARFDGHIDVYSIMGGSSQAQSQRHADQISNSFGNMDPFGTGQTLPPLQLPQTATPPASVNPLKKPPKWIRRPVGASFAFGGKLVSLENGPANGQQPGGPRLVHVSQVVTEATFLKRSEQLQATLNAGTFQEFCQEKIQAAQDQFEKNVWSFLKANFESDIRSQFLELLGYNKEGLSAKVRPMHISAALEEKSADAPLVDAAIAPASAQPPLDNPEVAFDMIAAANLKPDQSVPPQEQIEEEESSLEEEVPLDEPKTPAQVEEPAEAPAEGVDLSISKDMDGLITQALLTGDFEAAVELCIHDDRMADSIILAIAGGAELLEKTQRKYFRMTRGKITKLISAVVTKDWRDVLTTCDLHNWKEALAAVMTYAKPDEFSSLCELLGVRLGASDEAALRAHACLCYICAGNVDKLVACWNAAGQHHCPLSLQDLVEKVVVLRRAVEQTQRSGPEAHVGVLLAEEMGRYAGLLASQGSLSTAISYLPEGSGQVAVQHLRERLSRALGQQAGPVQTPRSQPQHATHQPCLSFTQIQPSTPLAPVQAPIPASDPAQQQYYQPVRSASTVTSWSNQTPTALPNVPLPPQMGTVSEQQQQAEPPKSMYGMPPSASASAGSAYMYSQQYQPHSQVQHFPPGAYQPLHYSEPPYPPQPSGFLEQCLPSSPSSYLPPFFPTSSSSSFSSSGVSFQHGVPGSPGSYEPPPPPSGVSGTKFELEQILDPQGTGPQNGWNDPPALSRISKKKVRENYTPPAPITAPIMAALGVDPHVQPVASGAPQGSFPSPYGAIQQIPPQTLNPSIPTEGAPGGPTGDAIQPVQSMPPEKIAKKPIPEEHLVLKTTFEGLVQKCLAVATDPQTRRKLDDANKRLEALYDKLRDQTLSPAIVGGLHNMARSIEVRAYAEGLGIHTHIVSSSNFSETSAFMPILKVVLTQANKLGV, from the exons ATGAAACTGAAAGAGATTAACCGCACGGCCATCCAGAGCTGGAGTCCGGCGCAGCAGCACCCTATCTACCTGGCAACAG GAACGTCGGCACAGCAGCTGGATGCCTCCTTCAGCACAAATGCCTCGCTGGAGCTCTTTGAGCTCGACTTGTCGGACCCGTCGCTGAACATGAGGTCATGCGGAAGCTACTCTTCGTctcacag GTACCACAAGCTGGTCTGGGGTCCCTGCATAGCGGACGCCCAGGATCACCCGGCCGGCTTGGTCATCGCCGGGGGCGAGAATGGCAACGTCATCCTGTACGACGCCACCAAGATCATGGCGGGCGAGAGCGAGGCGGTCGTGGCAGAAAGTGACCGGCACACGGGCCCTGTGAGAGGACTGGACGTCAATCCCTTCCAG ACCAACCTCTTCGCATCGGGCGGGAACGAGTCGGAAATTTACATCTGGGATATAAACAACTTTGAGTCCCCCATGACGCCAGGACCCAAAACACAG CCAGTGGAGGACATTAGCTGTGTGGCGTGGAACAGGCAGGTCCAGCACATCCTGGCTTCGGCCAGCCCGAGTGGTCGCGCCTCCGTGTGGGACCTCCGCAAGAATGACCTCATTATTAAAGTCAGCGACCACAGCAACAGA ATGCATTGCTCTGGGCTGGCGTGGAACCCGGAGGTGGCCACCCAGCTGGTCCTAGCCTCTGAGGACGACCGCATGCCCGTCATCCAGATGTGGGATTTACGATTCGCTACTTCCCCGCTCAAGATTCTGGAGAATCACACAAG AGGCATCCTCGCCATCGCTTGGAGCGTGGCCGATCCCGAGCTGCTCCTTAGCTGTGCCAAGGACAGCAGGATCCTGTGCTGGAACCCCAACACGGGCGAG GTGCTGTACGAGCTGCCCGCCGGTAGCCAGTGGTGCTTTGACGTGCAGTGGTGCCCCAGGAACCCGGCGGTGCTGTCCGCCGCCCGCTTCGACGGACATATCGACGTCTACTCCATCATGGGCGGCAGCAGCCAGGCGCAGAGCCAAAGGCATGCAGACCAG ATTAGTAACTCCTTCGGCAACATGGATCCTTTCGGGACAGGACAAACATTGCCCCCGCTACAGCTTCCTCAGACTGCCACCCCTCCAGCTAGCGTCAACCCCCTGAAGAAGCCCCCCAAGTGGATCCGCAGGCCAGTTGGAGCGTCGTTTGCT TTTGGCGGGAAGCTGGTGTCTCTGGAGAATGGGCCAGCAAACGGGCAGCAGCCTGGTGGCCCCCGCCTGGTTCACGTCAGTCAGGTGGTGACGGAGGCAACCTTCTTGAAGCGGTCAGAGCAGCTCCAGGCCACGCTGAACGCGGGCACCTTCCAGGAATTCTGCCAGGAGAAGATCCAAGCAGCTCAGGAccagtttgaaaaaaatgtttggtctTTCCTCAAG gcCAACTTTGAAAGTGACATCCGGAGTCAATTCTTGGAGCTTCTTGGCTACAACAAAGAGGGCCTCTCTGCCAAGGTCAGACCCATGCAT ATTTCTGCGGCGCTGGAGGAGAAGTCAGCTGACGCTCCGCTGGTGGACGCAGCGATCGCTCCAGCCAGCGCACAGCCACCACTTGACAATCCAGAGGTGGCGTTCGATATGATCGCTGCCGCAAACCTGAAACCGGACCAGAGCGTGCCTCCTCAGGAGCAAATAGAAGAGGAGGAGAGCTCCTTGGAAGAG GAGGTGCCGCTGGACGAGCCCAAGACTCCCGCCCAAGTCGAGGAGCCCGCCGAGGCTCCTGCAGAGGGAGTGGACCTCAGCATCAGTAAAG ACATGGATGGTCTGATCACGCAGGCCCTGCTGACGGGCGACTTCGAAGCCGCCGTGGAGCTCTGTATCCATGACGACCGCATGGCCGACAGCATCATCCTGGCCATCGCTGGCGGCGCCGAGCTCCTGGAGAAGACCCAGAGGAAGTATTTCCGCATGACCCGTGGCAAGATCACCAAG CTGATCAGTGCCGTGGTGACCAAAGACTGGCGTGACGTCCTGACCACGTGTGACCTGCACAACTGGAAGGAGGCGCTGGCAGCCGTCATGACCTACGCCAAGCCCGATGAGTTCTCTTCGCTGTGCG AACTCCTGGGCGTCCGTCTGGGGGCGTCGGACGAGGCTGCACTTCGAGCTCACGCCTGCCTGTGCTACATCTGCGCCGGCAACGTAGACAAACTGGTGGCCTGCTGGAACGCAGCTGGACAGCATCACTGTCCGCTATCCCTGCAG GACCTCGTAGAGAAGGTGGTGGTGCTGCGGCGTGCTGTGGAGCAGACGCAGCGCTCGGGTCCCGAGGCCCACGTCGGCGTCCTGCTGGCTGAAGAGATGGGTCGCTACGCCGGGCTGCTGGCCTCGCAGGGCAGCCTGTCCACCGCCATCAGCTACCTGCCCGAAGGCAGCGGACAG GTGGCAGTGCAGCACCTCCGTGAACGCCTCAGTCGGGCTCTGGGTCAGCAGGCTGGTCCAGTCCAGACCCCCAGATCTCAGCCTCAGCATGCCACCCATCAGCCCTGCCTTTCCTTCACCCAGATCCAGCCCTCTACCCCACTAGCACCTGTACAGGCACCAATACCCGCTTCTGACCCCGCCCAGCAGCAGTATTATCAGCCT GTGAGGTCCGCCTCTACTGTCACCTCGTGGAGTAACCAGACGCCGACAGCCCTGCCCAACGTCCCGCTTCCTCCGCAAATGGGCACTGTCTCCGAGCAGCAACAG CAGGCAGAACCACCAAAGTCCATGTACGGAATGCCGCCATCCGCCTCGGCCTCTGCAGGTTCTGCCTACATGTACTCCCAGCAGTACCAGC cccactcCCAGGTCCAGCACTTCCCGCCTGGAGCCTATCAGCCTCTTCATTACTCCGAGCCCCCTTACCCTCCTCAGCCATCTGGCTTCCTCGAACAGTGCCTGCCCTCTTCTCCCTCTTCCTACCTTCCTCCTTTCTttcccacctcctcctcctcgtcctttTCTTCTTCCGGAGTGTCTTTCCAGCATGGTGTGCCAGGCTCTCCTGGGTCCTACGAGCCGCCCCCTCCGCCCAGCGGAGTCTCAGGTACAAAGTTTGAGCTCGAGCAGATCCTCGATCCCCAGGGAACAG gGCCCCAGAATGGTTGGAATGACCCGCCAGCTCTGAGCAGAATATCCAAGAAGAAG GTCCGGGAGAATTACACCCCACCCGCCCCTATCACCGCTCCCATAATGGCTGCTCTGGGCGTGGACCCTCACGTCCAGCCAGTAGCCTCTGGAGCACCACAGGGCTCCTTCCCGAGTCCTTACGGGGCCATCCAGCAGATCCCACCACAGACCCTCAACCCAAGCATACCCACTGAGGGAGCACCCGGGGGGCCTACGGGCGATGCCATACAG CCTGTGCAGTCGATGCCCCCTGAGAAGATCGCCAAGAAGCCCATCCCTGAGGAGCATCTGGTCCTAAAGACCACATTTGAGGGCCTGGTCCAGAAATGCTTGGCCGTCGCCACCGACCCA CAAACTCGGCGGAAGCTGGACGACGCCAACAAGCGTCTGGAGGCGCTCTACGACAAACTGCGGGATCAGACG CTTTCTCCCGCCATCGTTGGGGGTCTGCACAACATGGCGCGCAGCATCGAGGTGCGCGCTTACGCCGAGGGCTTGGGCATCCACACGCACATCGTTAGCAGCAGCAACTTCAGCGAGACGTCGGCGTTCATGCCCATCCTCAAGGTGGTACTGACGCAGGCAAACAAGCTGGGTGTGTGA
- the sec31a gene encoding protein transport protein Sec31A isoform X6 yields the protein MKLKEINRTAIQSWSPAQQHPIYLATGTSAQQLDASFSTNASLELFELDLSDPSLNMRSCGSYSSSHRYHKLVWGPCIADAQDHPAGLVIAGGENGNVILYDATKIMAGESEAVVAESDRHTGPVRGLDVNPFQTNLFASGGNESEIYIWDINNFESPMTPGPKTQPVEDISCVAWNRQVQHILASASPSGRASVWDLRKNDLIIKVSDHSNRMHCSGLAWNPEVATQLVLASEDDRMPVIQMWDLRFATSPLKILENHTRGILAIAWSVADPELLLSCAKDSRILCWNPNTGEVLYELPAGSQWCFDVQWCPRNPAVLSAARFDGHIDVYSIMGGSSQAQSQRHADQISNSFGNMDPFGTGQTLPPLQLPQTATPPASVNPLKKPPKWIRRPVGASFAFGGKLVSLENGPANGQQPGGPRLVHVSQVVTEATFLKRSEQLQATLNAGTFQEFCQEKIQAAQDQFEKNVWSFLKANFESDIRSQFLELLGYNKEGLSAKVRPMHISAALEEKSADAPLVDAAIAPASAQPPLDNPEVAFDMIAAANLKPDQSVPPQEQIEEEESSLEEEVPLDEPKTPAQVEEPAEAPAEGVDLSISKDMDGLITQALLTGDFEAAVELCIHDDRMADSIILAIAGGAELLEKTQRKYFRMTRGKITKLISAVVTKDWRDVLTTCDLHNWKEALAAVMTYAKPDEFSSLCELLGVRLGASDEAALRAHACLCYICAGNVDKLVACWNAAGQHHCPLSLQDLVEKVVVLRRAVEQTQRSGPEAHVGVLLAEEMGRYAGLLASQGSLSTAISYLPEGSGQVAVQHLRERLSRALGQQAGPVQTPRSQPQHATHQPCLSFTQIQPSTPLAPVQAPIPASDPAQQQYYQPVRSASTVTSWSNQTPTALPNVPLPPQMGTVSEQQQQAEPPKSMYGMPPSASASAGSAYMYSQQYQRPQNGWNDPPALSRISKKKVRENYTPPAPITAPIMAALGVDPHVQPVASGAPQGSFPSPYGAIQQIPPQTLNPSIPTEGAPGGPTGDAIQPVQSMPPEKIAKKPIPEEHLVLKTTFEGLVQKCLAVATDPQTRRKLDDANKRLEALYDKLRDQTLSPAIVGGLHNMARSIEVRAYAEGLGIHTHIVSSSNFSETSAFMPILKVVLTQANKLGV from the exons ATGAAACTGAAAGAGATTAACCGCACGGCCATCCAGAGCTGGAGTCCGGCGCAGCAGCACCCTATCTACCTGGCAACAG GAACGTCGGCACAGCAGCTGGATGCCTCCTTCAGCACAAATGCCTCGCTGGAGCTCTTTGAGCTCGACTTGTCGGACCCGTCGCTGAACATGAGGTCATGCGGAAGCTACTCTTCGTctcacag GTACCACAAGCTGGTCTGGGGTCCCTGCATAGCGGACGCCCAGGATCACCCGGCCGGCTTGGTCATCGCCGGGGGCGAGAATGGCAACGTCATCCTGTACGACGCCACCAAGATCATGGCGGGCGAGAGCGAGGCGGTCGTGGCAGAAAGTGACCGGCACACGGGCCCTGTGAGAGGACTGGACGTCAATCCCTTCCAG ACCAACCTCTTCGCATCGGGCGGGAACGAGTCGGAAATTTACATCTGGGATATAAACAACTTTGAGTCCCCCATGACGCCAGGACCCAAAACACAG CCAGTGGAGGACATTAGCTGTGTGGCGTGGAACAGGCAGGTCCAGCACATCCTGGCTTCGGCCAGCCCGAGTGGTCGCGCCTCCGTGTGGGACCTCCGCAAGAATGACCTCATTATTAAAGTCAGCGACCACAGCAACAGA ATGCATTGCTCTGGGCTGGCGTGGAACCCGGAGGTGGCCACCCAGCTGGTCCTAGCCTCTGAGGACGACCGCATGCCCGTCATCCAGATGTGGGATTTACGATTCGCTACTTCCCCGCTCAAGATTCTGGAGAATCACACAAG AGGCATCCTCGCCATCGCTTGGAGCGTGGCCGATCCCGAGCTGCTCCTTAGCTGTGCCAAGGACAGCAGGATCCTGTGCTGGAACCCCAACACGGGCGAG GTGCTGTACGAGCTGCCCGCCGGTAGCCAGTGGTGCTTTGACGTGCAGTGGTGCCCCAGGAACCCGGCGGTGCTGTCCGCCGCCCGCTTCGACGGACATATCGACGTCTACTCCATCATGGGCGGCAGCAGCCAGGCGCAGAGCCAAAGGCATGCAGACCAG ATTAGTAACTCCTTCGGCAACATGGATCCTTTCGGGACAGGACAAACATTGCCCCCGCTACAGCTTCCTCAGACTGCCACCCCTCCAGCTAGCGTCAACCCCCTGAAGAAGCCCCCCAAGTGGATCCGCAGGCCAGTTGGAGCGTCGTTTGCT TTTGGCGGGAAGCTGGTGTCTCTGGAGAATGGGCCAGCAAACGGGCAGCAGCCTGGTGGCCCCCGCCTGGTTCACGTCAGTCAGGTGGTGACGGAGGCAACCTTCTTGAAGCGGTCAGAGCAGCTCCAGGCCACGCTGAACGCGGGCACCTTCCAGGAATTCTGCCAGGAGAAGATCCAAGCAGCTCAGGAccagtttgaaaaaaatgtttggtctTTCCTCAAG gcCAACTTTGAAAGTGACATCCGGAGTCAATTCTTGGAGCTTCTTGGCTACAACAAAGAGGGCCTCTCTGCCAAGGTCAGACCCATGCAT ATTTCTGCGGCGCTGGAGGAGAAGTCAGCTGACGCTCCGCTGGTGGACGCAGCGATCGCTCCAGCCAGCGCACAGCCACCACTTGACAATCCAGAGGTGGCGTTCGATATGATCGCTGCCGCAAACCTGAAACCGGACCAGAGCGTGCCTCCTCAGGAGCAAATAGAAGAGGAGGAGAGCTCCTTGGAAGAG GAGGTGCCGCTGGACGAGCCCAAGACTCCCGCCCAAGTCGAGGAGCCCGCCGAGGCTCCTGCAGAGGGAGTGGACCTCAGCATCAGTAAAG ACATGGATGGTCTGATCACGCAGGCCCTGCTGACGGGCGACTTCGAAGCCGCCGTGGAGCTCTGTATCCATGACGACCGCATGGCCGACAGCATCATCCTGGCCATCGCTGGCGGCGCCGAGCTCCTGGAGAAGACCCAGAGGAAGTATTTCCGCATGACCCGTGGCAAGATCACCAAG CTGATCAGTGCCGTGGTGACCAAAGACTGGCGTGACGTCCTGACCACGTGTGACCTGCACAACTGGAAGGAGGCGCTGGCAGCCGTCATGACCTACGCCAAGCCCGATGAGTTCTCTTCGCTGTGCG AACTCCTGGGCGTCCGTCTGGGGGCGTCGGACGAGGCTGCACTTCGAGCTCACGCCTGCCTGTGCTACATCTGCGCCGGCAACGTAGACAAACTGGTGGCCTGCTGGAACGCAGCTGGACAGCATCACTGTCCGCTATCCCTGCAG GACCTCGTAGAGAAGGTGGTGGTGCTGCGGCGTGCTGTGGAGCAGACGCAGCGCTCGGGTCCCGAGGCCCACGTCGGCGTCCTGCTGGCTGAAGAGATGGGTCGCTACGCCGGGCTGCTGGCCTCGCAGGGCAGCCTGTCCACCGCCATCAGCTACCTGCCCGAAGGCAGCGGACAG GTGGCAGTGCAGCACCTCCGTGAACGCCTCAGTCGGGCTCTGGGTCAGCAGGCTGGTCCAGTCCAGACCCCCAGATCTCAGCCTCAGCATGCCACCCATCAGCCCTGCCTTTCCTTCACCCAGATCCAGCCCTCTACCCCACTAGCACCTGTACAGGCACCAATACCCGCTTCTGACCCCGCCCAGCAGCAGTATTATCAGCCT GTGAGGTCCGCCTCTACTGTCACCTCGTGGAGTAACCAGACGCCGACAGCCCTGCCCAACGTCCCGCTTCCTCCGCAAATGGGCACTGTCTCCGAGCAGCAACAG CAGGCAGAACCACCAAAGTCCATGTACGGAATGCCGCCATCCGCCTCGGCCTCTGCAGGTTCTGCCTACATGTACTCCCAGCAGTACCAGC gGCCCCAGAATGGTTGGAATGACCCGCCAGCTCTGAGCAGAATATCCAAGAAGAAG GTCCGGGAGAATTACACCCCACCCGCCCCTATCACCGCTCCCATAATGGCTGCTCTGGGCGTGGACCCTCACGTCCAGCCAGTAGCCTCTGGAGCACCACAGGGCTCCTTCCCGAGTCCTTACGGGGCCATCCAGCAGATCCCACCACAGACCCTCAACCCAAGCATACCCACTGAGGGAGCACCCGGGGGGCCTACGGGCGATGCCATACAG CCTGTGCAGTCGATGCCCCCTGAGAAGATCGCCAAGAAGCCCATCCCTGAGGAGCATCTGGTCCTAAAGACCACATTTGAGGGCCTGGTCCAGAAATGCTTGGCCGTCGCCACCGACCCA CAAACTCGGCGGAAGCTGGACGACGCCAACAAGCGTCTGGAGGCGCTCTACGACAAACTGCGGGATCAGACG CTTTCTCCCGCCATCGTTGGGGGTCTGCACAACATGGCGCGCAGCATCGAGGTGCGCGCTTACGCCGAGGGCTTGGGCATCCACACGCACATCGTTAGCAGCAGCAACTTCAGCGAGACGTCGGCGTTCATGCCCATCCTCAAGGTGGTACTGACGCAGGCAAACAAGCTGGGTGTGTGA
- the sec31a gene encoding protein transport protein Sec31A isoform X2, with amino-acid sequence MKLKEINRTAIQSWSPAQQHPIYLATGTSAQQLDASFSTNASLELFELDLSDPSLNMRSCGSYSSSHRYHKLVWGPCIADAQDHPAGLVIAGGENGNVILYDATKIMAGESEAVVAESDRHTGPVRGLDVNPFQTNLFASGGNESEIYIWDINNFESPMTPGPKTQPVEDISCVAWNRQVQHILASASPSGRASVWDLRKNDLIIKVSDHSNRMHCSGLAWNPEVATQLVLASEDDRMPVIQMWDLRFATSPLKILENHTRGILAIAWSVADPELLLSCAKDSRILCWNPNTGEVLYELPAGSQWCFDVQWCPRNPAVLSAARFDGHIDVYSIMGGSSQAQSQRHADQISNSFGNMDPFGTGQTLPPLQLPQTATPPASVNPLKKPPKWIRRPVGASFAFGGKLVSLENGPANGQQPGGPRLVHVSQVVTEATFLKRSEQLQATLNAGTFQEFCQEKIQAAQDQFEKNVWSFLKANFESDIRSQFLELLGYNKEGLSAKVRPMHISAALEEKSADAPLVDAAIAPASAQPPLDNPEVAFDMIAAANLKPDQSVPPQEQIEEEESSLEEEVPLDEPKTPAQVEEPAEAPAEGVDLSISKDMDGLITQALLTGDFEAAVELCIHDDRMADSIILAIAGGAELLEKTQRKYFRMTRGKITKLISAVVTKDWRDVLTTCDLHNWKEALAAVMTYAKPDEFSSLCELLGVRLGASDEAALRAHACLCYICAGNVDKLVACWNAAGQHHCPLSLQDLVEKVVVLRRAVEQTQRSGPEAHVGVLLAEEMGRYAGLLASQGSLSTAISYLPEGSGQVAVQHLRERLSRALGQQAGPVQTPRSQPQHATHQPCLSFTQIQPSTPLAPVQAPIPASDPAQQQYYQPVRSASTVTSWSNQTPTALPNVPLPPQMGTVSEQQQAEPPKSMYGMPPSASASAGSAYMYSQQYQPHSQVQHFPPGAYQPLHYSEPPYPPQPSGFLEQCLPSSPSSYLPPFFPTSSSSSFSSSGVSFQHGVPGSPGSYEPPPPPSGVSGTKFELEQILDPQGTGPQNGWNDPPALSRISKKKVRENYTPPAPITAPIMAALGVDPHVQPVASGAPQGSFPSPYGAIQQIPPQTLNPSIPTEGAPGGPTGDAIQPVQSMPPEKIAKKPIPEEHLVLKTTFEGLVQKCLAVATDPQTRRKLDDANKRLEALYDKLRDQTLSPAIVGGLHNMARSIEVRAYAEGLGIHTHIVSSSNFSETSAFMPILKVVLTQANKLGV; translated from the exons ATGAAACTGAAAGAGATTAACCGCACGGCCATCCAGAGCTGGAGTCCGGCGCAGCAGCACCCTATCTACCTGGCAACAG GAACGTCGGCACAGCAGCTGGATGCCTCCTTCAGCACAAATGCCTCGCTGGAGCTCTTTGAGCTCGACTTGTCGGACCCGTCGCTGAACATGAGGTCATGCGGAAGCTACTCTTCGTctcacag GTACCACAAGCTGGTCTGGGGTCCCTGCATAGCGGACGCCCAGGATCACCCGGCCGGCTTGGTCATCGCCGGGGGCGAGAATGGCAACGTCATCCTGTACGACGCCACCAAGATCATGGCGGGCGAGAGCGAGGCGGTCGTGGCAGAAAGTGACCGGCACACGGGCCCTGTGAGAGGACTGGACGTCAATCCCTTCCAG ACCAACCTCTTCGCATCGGGCGGGAACGAGTCGGAAATTTACATCTGGGATATAAACAACTTTGAGTCCCCCATGACGCCAGGACCCAAAACACAG CCAGTGGAGGACATTAGCTGTGTGGCGTGGAACAGGCAGGTCCAGCACATCCTGGCTTCGGCCAGCCCGAGTGGTCGCGCCTCCGTGTGGGACCTCCGCAAGAATGACCTCATTATTAAAGTCAGCGACCACAGCAACAGA ATGCATTGCTCTGGGCTGGCGTGGAACCCGGAGGTGGCCACCCAGCTGGTCCTAGCCTCTGAGGACGACCGCATGCCCGTCATCCAGATGTGGGATTTACGATTCGCTACTTCCCCGCTCAAGATTCTGGAGAATCACACAAG AGGCATCCTCGCCATCGCTTGGAGCGTGGCCGATCCCGAGCTGCTCCTTAGCTGTGCCAAGGACAGCAGGATCCTGTGCTGGAACCCCAACACGGGCGAG GTGCTGTACGAGCTGCCCGCCGGTAGCCAGTGGTGCTTTGACGTGCAGTGGTGCCCCAGGAACCCGGCGGTGCTGTCCGCCGCCCGCTTCGACGGACATATCGACGTCTACTCCATCATGGGCGGCAGCAGCCAGGCGCAGAGCCAAAGGCATGCAGACCAG ATTAGTAACTCCTTCGGCAACATGGATCCTTTCGGGACAGGACAAACATTGCCCCCGCTACAGCTTCCTCAGACTGCCACCCCTCCAGCTAGCGTCAACCCCCTGAAGAAGCCCCCCAAGTGGATCCGCAGGCCAGTTGGAGCGTCGTTTGCT TTTGGCGGGAAGCTGGTGTCTCTGGAGAATGGGCCAGCAAACGGGCAGCAGCCTGGTGGCCCCCGCCTGGTTCACGTCAGTCAGGTGGTGACGGAGGCAACCTTCTTGAAGCGGTCAGAGCAGCTCCAGGCCACGCTGAACGCGGGCACCTTCCAGGAATTCTGCCAGGAGAAGATCCAAGCAGCTCAGGAccagtttgaaaaaaatgtttggtctTTCCTCAAG gcCAACTTTGAAAGTGACATCCGGAGTCAATTCTTGGAGCTTCTTGGCTACAACAAAGAGGGCCTCTCTGCCAAGGTCAGACCCATGCAT ATTTCTGCGGCGCTGGAGGAGAAGTCAGCTGACGCTCCGCTGGTGGACGCAGCGATCGCTCCAGCCAGCGCACAGCCACCACTTGACAATCCAGAGGTGGCGTTCGATATGATCGCTGCCGCAAACCTGAAACCGGACCAGAGCGTGCCTCCTCAGGAGCAAATAGAAGAGGAGGAGAGCTCCTTGGAAGAG GAGGTGCCGCTGGACGAGCCCAAGACTCCCGCCCAAGTCGAGGAGCCCGCCGAGGCTCCTGCAGAGGGAGTGGACCTCAGCATCAGTAAAG ACATGGATGGTCTGATCACGCAGGCCCTGCTGACGGGCGACTTCGAAGCCGCCGTGGAGCTCTGTATCCATGACGACCGCATGGCCGACAGCATCATCCTGGCCATCGCTGGCGGCGCCGAGCTCCTGGAGAAGACCCAGAGGAAGTATTTCCGCATGACCCGTGGCAAGATCACCAAG CTGATCAGTGCCGTGGTGACCAAAGACTGGCGTGACGTCCTGACCACGTGTGACCTGCACAACTGGAAGGAGGCGCTGGCAGCCGTCATGACCTACGCCAAGCCCGATGAGTTCTCTTCGCTGTGCG AACTCCTGGGCGTCCGTCTGGGGGCGTCGGACGAGGCTGCACTTCGAGCTCACGCCTGCCTGTGCTACATCTGCGCCGGCAACGTAGACAAACTGGTGGCCTGCTGGAACGCAGCTGGACAGCATCACTGTCCGCTATCCCTGCAG GACCTCGTAGAGAAGGTGGTGGTGCTGCGGCGTGCTGTGGAGCAGACGCAGCGCTCGGGTCCCGAGGCCCACGTCGGCGTCCTGCTGGCTGAAGAGATGGGTCGCTACGCCGGGCTGCTGGCCTCGCAGGGCAGCCTGTCCACCGCCATCAGCTACCTGCCCGAAGGCAGCGGACAG GTGGCAGTGCAGCACCTCCGTGAACGCCTCAGTCGGGCTCTGGGTCAGCAGGCTGGTCCAGTCCAGACCCCCAGATCTCAGCCTCAGCATGCCACCCATCAGCCCTGCCTTTCCTTCACCCAGATCCAGCCCTCTACCCCACTAGCACCTGTACAGGCACCAATACCCGCTTCTGACCCCGCCCAGCAGCAGTATTATCAGCCT GTGAGGTCCGCCTCTACTGTCACCTCGTGGAGTAACCAGACGCCGACAGCCCTGCCCAACGTCCCGCTTCCTCCGCAAATGGGCACTGTCTCCGAGCAGCAACAG GCAGAACCACCAAAGTCCATGTACGGAATGCCGCCATCCGCCTCGGCCTCTGCAGGTTCTGCCTACATGTACTCCCAGCAGTACCAGC cccactcCCAGGTCCAGCACTTCCCGCCTGGAGCCTATCAGCCTCTTCATTACTCCGAGCCCCCTTACCCTCCTCAGCCATCTGGCTTCCTCGAACAGTGCCTGCCCTCTTCTCCCTCTTCCTACCTTCCTCCTTTCTttcccacctcctcctcctcgtcctttTCTTCTTCCGGAGTGTCTTTCCAGCATGGTGTGCCAGGCTCTCCTGGGTCCTACGAGCCGCCCCCTCCGCCCAGCGGAGTCTCAGGTACAAAGTTTGAGCTCGAGCAGATCCTCGATCCCCAGGGAACAG gGCCCCAGAATGGTTGGAATGACCCGCCAGCTCTGAGCAGAATATCCAAGAAGAAG GTCCGGGAGAATTACACCCCACCCGCCCCTATCACCGCTCCCATAATGGCTGCTCTGGGCGTGGACCCTCACGTCCAGCCAGTAGCCTCTGGAGCACCACAGGGCTCCTTCCCGAGTCCTTACGGGGCCATCCAGCAGATCCCACCACAGACCCTCAACCCAAGCATACCCACTGAGGGAGCACCCGGGGGGCCTACGGGCGATGCCATACAG CCTGTGCAGTCGATGCCCCCTGAGAAGATCGCCAAGAAGCCCATCCCTGAGGAGCATCTGGTCCTAAAGACCACATTTGAGGGCCTGGTCCAGAAATGCTTGGCCGTCGCCACCGACCCA CAAACTCGGCGGAAGCTGGACGACGCCAACAAGCGTCTGGAGGCGCTCTACGACAAACTGCGGGATCAGACG CTTTCTCCCGCCATCGTTGGGGGTCTGCACAACATGGCGCGCAGCATCGAGGTGCGCGCTTACGCCGAGGGCTTGGGCATCCACACGCACATCGTTAGCAGCAGCAACTTCAGCGAGACGTCGGCGTTCATGCCCATCCTCAAGGTGGTACTGACGCAGGCAAACAAGCTGGGTGTGTGA